The following is a genomic window from Ciconia boyciana chromosome 24, ASM3463844v1, whole genome shotgun sequence.
CCCGCTCCTTACCTGGTGAATCGGACTTTGCAGATGTTGCACTCGTAGGGCTTCTCCCCGGTGTGGGTGCGGATGTGGCGCGGCAGCTTGCCAGCCCCCTGGATCACCTTCTCGCAGATGGGGCACTTTTGGAATGCTTTTGCCCTGATCTTCTTCTCCACTTTCTGGGACCAGGATGGGTAGACATCGCTCTCGTTTGAACTGCCGAAATATTTCAAGTAATAATCCATGACCCCATCATCATCCTTTCGGTCGTCCTCCCCGAGCTGCTGTCTCCCCACAGAATTCATCATTTGCTGCAGCAGGGCGCTGGCAGCCAAGCCATCCACCTCCCTCGCATCATCCTCCGTCTCCGCTCCAGCAGGAATGAAGCTGGGGGAGTCGCCGGCTTCCTGCTGGTCCAGAGgcccccccggggtcccctcctcttctcccgGTGTGGGCAGGCCACGGCCGCTGTAATGTCCGTTCTGAGAAGGTGAAAACAAGGAGCCAGgagccgccgcctcctcctcctctctgtccaGCCACATGGCTGGGTTGCTGTCAGGATCACAGTCATTCGCCTTTGGTCTTTCGTTTAGGGGGGCTTGCGAGTAGAAGTCTATGCCATTGCAGTccggctcctcctcctcctcttggcCTCGGAAGTTCAGTCTCTGAAGGTCTCTCAACTCTGGGTTGGTCCACGGAAAGCTGCCTTGGTGGCCATTAACAGGGTTGCTCTGGAAGAACTCCAGGTACTCTTTTGCTCTGAGATGGTTCCTTTGATCAATTTGATCTACTGTATCCATCTGGTCATTTTTGGCCAGAATCTTCCTGTCCAGGAGATCCGTGCAAACATCCCTTACCGCCGGGATCTCCAGCAGTGTGGCGGCATTGAGGATGTCATTGACATTTGAAGTGCTGACAGTAAGGGTCGCGGTGTAAGCGAACTCCAGCAGAGCCGACAAGGCGTCCGCACTCACAAAGTCTATCTCATACACGTTTTGCTGGTCCACCACTAACCCTGAGGTGAAGAGCTTCTTGAAGTACTGGCTGCATGCCGCCAGGACGGAGCGGTGGGTGGGGAACTCCTGGCCTTCCACCAAGATGACCACGTCGCACAACAGCCCGTTGTTTCTCTGCTCATTCAGACTGCTGAGGATGTCGCTGCTGTGATCAGGGAACGGGATCCCTATGGGGCCGTCCACGCCACCCGCCATCTTCGATGCAAAAGGCTatgagagaagaaggaaagcgCAGTGAGTCACAGGGGCCTCGGCTGCTTGGAGGCATCGGCTTCGCGTGGGCAAACTCCCAACGCAGAGCTGCCCATTGGCAGGTACCTGTCCGCCAACGCCAGCGTGCTCTGCGGCAAGCACTAGCTAGCGGCTTGCGTACCCTCCACGCTTCTCCACATCACCGTCAAGTCCACCGTCCTGCCCGGCATTTAAGACATGCCTCCATCAGCAGGTGAGGACGGACCCGTGCTTACCTTCActctgggaaggaggaggagaaacgCAGCCCAGGTGCTCTCAGAGTCTGGAAGAACAGCTGAATTAGCACGGATCTGGGCCAGAGCTAGCAAGCCTTGGCAAGGACCAGGGTTAATACAGCCAGACAGCATCTGGATCAAGCTGGCAGGCATGGCTGGCGTTGGGCTGGAGTGGCTTGAGCCCCACCAGTCCACCTCTGGGAGTATTTCCCAATCCCACCACTTCTACTGGAAAGGGCCCCTGCTCGTTCAGCCTCGCTCTGCCTAACCAAACTCCTGATACAATCACATAATCACCAGGAAAACCGTTCCCATCGCTCGTCCCTGGGCTCCCAGGGTCTGCAGACACGCTTAGAGAGATGcgggcagggtgctggcagcGAGCATCCTTTGGAAAGGACACAGCAGCAAGCTCAGCGCTCGAGGGCACTGGTGTGCAGGAACAGGGGAGCACCAACCACCCCAGCCTGCTGCAAAGGGCGTTTTACAAAGAGCCAAGCTTAAACACTTAAACCCAAGGCACTCGCTCCACCTTCCCCAGGAATGGGAGCCTCGGCGGTggctggagaggaaaggagactGGTCTCACgaagcaccagcagcagccctggcaccaGCCCCCGGCATCTCAGAAAGgcttcagcagaagcagcagttctTTCTGATGCCGAGGGTTTGTttggaaaaagataaataaataaggcaGTCACTCCTGATGCGCTAGCATGGCAGAAACGGATCCACTTGACTTTAAATACATCCTCTCTTCAAAGGCTGAAAAAGCCAGAGCGAACCGAGCAGCCCGGTGCCGGCTCGCCTCCGTTCGGAAGGGATCCCCCTTCGCCGGGAGAGGTCAAGCCAGGCAAGGCCAGGCTTGGCCAGGCAAGGCCAAACGCAGGCAAGAGCGAAACCTGGCAGCTtcaccccgctgcctgccctgaaCGAGCTCCTTAACTTCCCCCAGGCCCAGCCTTCTGATGTCTAAATCGGGAATAATGTTTCCCTCCTCTCTGTCTCAAGCAGTAAACCCCTCTACTCCttgcagcagagatgctgtCTGCCTATAAATCAATATATTTGCTCCCCTCACTCCAAGCACTGGATCATTAGGAGCTAACACAACCAGCAGTATATCCACACACAAATAATTTGGTTCATAAAATACCTTGGCACAAGCGCTAAGTATCAAAGTCCCCAgtttacagatggggaaactgaggcacagcgGGAAGTGGCCTGCCCCACATGACGGGGGGGACGGATGAGTCAGGAGCACATCCAGAACAGAAGTAATTATACAGGAAGCAACTCTGAGCACCGCGTTATAGCATGGGGATCTAGCAACCAGGTTGCAAAACAACGTTTGCTTCCCGACACGTACAcaccccctcccacccccattCTGGGCTTGCTAGCAGATTTCTCAGTacttcttcatattttcttattttgaagaaacTTCATTAATccgagggaaaaaaaaaaaaaaagcatttctgcacCTTCTTGTTTTATACAAAGAAAACGCAGGAGAAGGCAGTTCTGAGTCTGTGAAACACCAGTCTGAAGCAAACCCCTCAATATTAAACAGTAACACATAAACCAGCCTTAAGCTCATCACACAAATGTGATGGGGGGGTCAGGGCGGGAGGGAAGAaccagaggagctgggctggatgCACAGGGCAGCCGGTGCAAGTCCTGTCATGAAGACCAAGCACCAAAGCAAGACGGCTTCCCGAGATGTCGGGAGCAAGGGCACCAACTCCAGAGCTGCCGCCGGGGCTCCCGCAGTGGCAGGATTTGAACCTGAAGCCGTatttcacaggttttttttaaaataagaggtCCTTGCTAGGGAGGAAAAGGCTGTTTGATGGCTGAGCGCAGCGTGGGGACCAGGAAAGCCAGCACGGCTCCGAATTTGGGCACCGGCTTCAGGTGTGACCTTGGGCAAGGTCACCGCATCTCTGCATCCCCAGGGGGTCCAAGGGACCCTCCCGAGCGGCTGGGCTACAGCAGGGGAGGCCTCCGCTGCCTCAGCGTCGCTTGCCCCATTCCCACCAGGGCAGCCCCAGAGCTCCCTGAAACCCCCTGATCTGAGCCACCACCACGGCCCACGGCTCCCCAGAAAAGCAGGTCTGATACCTCTGCCCAccccccagtgcctcctggCCCTGGAAATGACATTAGAGCCTTTCCCCCCACCCGTGCCCCTCTAGATTAGATCTTTACAAagcttcccccccaccccccaaagaGAATTTGAGCTGCGTGAAACATTTTGAAGCTTCAGGCAACAGTCTTCTGGGCAGCCAAGCTTCGTCACCCACACAACCGGGCTTTGTGGGCTGCAGTGCCCGGCTCTGGGGACCGAGGGGGCCTGGGGGAGCGAGTCAGGCCGTGCAGGCAAGGccagccgcccccccccccggtcaGGGGGCCGGGACAATCAGCCGGACAGTGTGGGAACGGCTGCAGGGTCATGAGACTGCCGAGGGCTGGCATGGAAAGTTGTACAACTTTGCAACTCATTCTCCTCGCACAACACGCCCTTTGTGTCCCTCATCTGCAGTGGCCGAGAACATCGAGGGGCAAACGGGCTGCCCCGAGTCCCCCAGGAACGGCCACAGCCAGAGACCACCAGGCTCCTTCCCCGAGCACTGCCGCCCATCCCCTAAAAATCAGACCCCGTTCCCTTTTCAGGGGGCTGAACAGCCAGGGTATTAAAGCCTGCGCAGAGCTGGGTGGCTCAGGGGATTAGTAACAAGAGATGGAGCCTTCCAACCTTTACAggttcaaaaaaacccaccccaccaGGAGCAGGCACAGGGCACAACGCCGTGTCGGTGGGTTGGGTGAAATCCGCTTGGAAAGGAGTTCCTGACGGCCAGGTGACAAGTGACAAAAGCCGCTGGCGCGACCGCCAGCTAGTCCCCTCCTTGGCAAGAATAAGGTCTGAATGGGCCACCAAGGGGGAGATTCAACTACTGACCTAAATTTCCCAGGCAGCTCTTTTCTCTCTCGACACCCCCCGACCGCCGAAAAGGCATTATACACTTGTTGTCCCAGACTGCGCGTCTCTACAGGGCTGCAAAGATGCCACATTTCACCCCAAAGAGGCTGCGTTTGAGAAGTCAGGAAATCGCCCTCACATGTAACTCGTAGCAGCTGAGGGGGCACCGTCAACTTAAAATATGGTCCATTCGAAAGAGAGCGTTTACAACAATACCAGAGCTCTCAAATTTATTTACAAACCTGTCGTAACACGACGCACATCCCTAACTACTCAGCTAACTCTGCTTTCATCGGTGCTGAGCCCGCTCTGCATTTCCAAAATACCAACGCAACCGAGCTTCGGCTATCCCTGGCTGTCCAGGTCAGCCTGACACAAACACAGGCCGATtccaggcaggaaaaaatgtcattttttggTGCGAGAAGTGCTGCTGAACACCTTGTGAGCGAGGGAAGCCCTCCGCCTCCCCAAGACGCTGCTCGCAGCAATCTCAGCTGTTCCACATCTGACTGGTTTTGCGCCGAGGCCGACTGCAGCTCGACGCTGCTCCTCAGCACTAAGAGGTTATTTTCTTAAGCTCAAGTTATCAACTCGCTTTCAGACCTACCAGACAAACTGCaaaagagcagaacagagcGTTAACCGAAACCCCTGAGCTTGCACTTTACTCACCTCGAGTCCAGCGGGATGTCACCCAATCGCTTTCCTACAGGAGTTCTGGAATTTGACATTTACATTCAAATGAGACGACCACATTAAGATGGGATCACAACCAGAAGTGCTGACAAAACACTGCTTAATTACTAGTTTTCCACATAACCTCAGtggggttgtttgggttttttttttttttccttttgcttctttgcattgctttaaaatttagCTGGGTAAAGAGAGGAACC
Proteins encoded in this region:
- the ZBTB7A gene encoding zinc finger and BTB domain-containing protein 7A, which produces MAGGVDGPIGIPFPDHSSDILSSLNEQRNNGLLCDVVILVEGQEFPTHRSVLAACSQYFKKLFTSGLVVDQQNVYEIDFVSADALSALLEFAYTATLTVSTSNVNDILNAATLLEIPAVRDVCTDLLDRKILAKNDQMDTVDQIDQRNHLRAKEYLEFFQSNPVNGHQGSFPWTNPELRDLQRLNFRGQEEEEEPDCNGIDFYSQAPLNERPKANDCDPDSNPAMWLDREEEEAAAPGSLFSPSQNGHYSGRGLPTPGEEEGTPGGPLDQQEAGDSPSFIPAGAETEDDAREVDGLAASALLQQMMNSVGRQQLGEDDRKDDDGVMDYYLKYFGSSNESDVYPSWSQKVEKKIRAKAFQKCPICEKVIQGAGKLPRHIRTHTGEKPYECNICKVRFTRQDKLKVHMRKHTGEKPYLCQQCGAAFAHNYDLKNHMRVHTGLRPYQCDSCCKTFVRSDHLHRHLKKDGCNGIPSRRGRKPRVRDAGGLPTTPTGNPEDGSFQAGGESQESEDTLQGNGQEQQHFEDNSNNEASGLNVAGGSAEGNTQGLS